A genomic region of Desulfovibrio sp. contains the following coding sequences:
- a CDS encoding metalloregulator ArsR/SmtB family transcription factor, with the protein MLSYISAIRALGDENRLRILMALRLRPLCVCEITTLLGLAASTTSKHLFILRQARLIESIKNGRWVYYRLPQNPEACVRDALELTIRELADCPQIAQDEAALPGISHNTSIHEFFKQKHIPVPADQPDDTEDDAAQTAGNPA; encoded by the coding sequence ATGCTCAGTTACATTTCCGCTATACGCGCGCTTGGCGACGAAAACCGCCTGCGCATCCTTATGGCTCTACGCCTGCGCCCCTTGTGTGTTTGCGAAATAACAACGCTGCTGGGGCTCGCGGCGTCCACCACCTCCAAACACCTGTTTATCCTGCGTCAGGCGCGCTTGATCGAGAGCATCAAGAATGGCCGCTGGGTTTACTACCGCCTGCCGCAAAACCCGGAGGCATGTGTGCGCGATGCTCTGGAGCTGACTATCCGCGAGCTTGCAGACTGCCCCCAAATCGCACAGGACGAAGCTGCCTTGCCGGGCATTTCGCACAACACCAGCATTCACGAATTCTTCAAGCAGAAACATATTCCCGTGCCTGCCGATCAGCCCGACGACACAGAAGACGATGCCGCACAAACCGCTGGCAACCCCGCATAA
- a CDS encoding heavy metal translocating P-type ATPase: MESTKLGPLPMKACCASCAPTAPQPEAVDHDHGCACCHDHGHEHEHGHDHERREIAIMAISAVLFAIGMVADERLAEIMPRWLVIGIFYALPYILCGYDVLRIGAQSILKKDFFNEFTLMGGATISAIALGQLPEAVGVMLFYCVGEFVQERAAGRSRRSVKALLAARPSIAHEMLDNGATRDVEPEALGPGSHILVRPGEKIPLDGTVLEGDSQVDTSPLTGESVPQRIAPGSRVLAGTINLNAALRVEVTTAFADSSIARILEMVENAVARKAPTERFITRMARWYTPAVTGIAFLVAVLPPLFGLGPFSQWIYRALVLLVISCPCALLISIPLGYFGGIGAASRRGILIKGGAVLDNLRDIRVAALDKTGTLTEGVFEVNAVLPAAGIAPNDLLTAAALAESRSNHPIARSVMRAAQQQGITVDDALLTSMEEIPGMGVAAAAGGDELLAGNAALLTSRGIAPMEVAMPGSVVQVAKGGKLLGALVVADRIKPQSPEAIQELRRLGIQDIAMLTGDREEQARPVAQRLKLDTLRADLLPEDKAGALEALGPVKNTIFVGDGINDAPVLATAGVGVAMGGLGAEAAIETADVVILDDNPARLPELLRIARRTRTIVWQNIVMALGIKGLFMALGIVGLSGLWEAVFADVGVALMAVLNAARAGKIDV, translated from the coding sequence ATGGAATCCACCAAGCTTGGCCCCTTGCCCATGAAGGCCTGCTGCGCTTCATGCGCGCCGACCGCCCCTCAGCCGGAAGCAGTCGACCACGATCACGGCTGCGCCTGCTGCCATGATCATGGGCACGAGCATGAACACGGGCACGACCACGAAAGGCGCGAAATCGCCATCATGGCAATATCCGCCGTGCTTTTCGCCATTGGTATGGTCGCGGATGAACGCCTTGCCGAGATCATGCCCAGATGGCTGGTCATAGGCATCTTCTACGCCCTGCCATATATATTGTGCGGTTATGATGTTCTGCGCATAGGGGCGCAAAGCATCCTGAAGAAGGACTTTTTCAACGAATTTACCCTCATGGGCGGCGCAACAATCTCTGCCATCGCCCTCGGTCAGTTGCCCGAAGCCGTGGGCGTCATGCTGTTTTACTGCGTGGGTGAATTTGTGCAGGAGCGCGCCGCCGGGCGCTCGCGCCGTTCGGTCAAGGCCCTGCTGGCCGCACGGCCCAGCATTGCCCACGAGATGTTGGACAACGGCGCTACCCGCGATGTGGAACCCGAAGCCCTTGGCCCCGGCAGTCATATCCTTGTGCGCCCCGGCGAAAAGATCCCGCTGGACGGCACCGTGCTTGAAGGCGATTCGCAGGTGGACACATCCCCTCTCACGGGCGAATCAGTGCCCCAGCGCATAGCTCCCGGCAGCAGGGTGCTCGCGGGCACCATCAACCTGAACGCGGCCCTCCGCGTTGAAGTGACAACGGCCTTTGCCGACTCCTCCATTGCCCGCATTCTTGAAATGGTCGAAAACGCCGTGGCCCGAAAGGCCCCTACGGAACGCTTCATCACCCGCATGGCCCGCTGGTACACCCCCGCAGTGACGGGCATTGCCTTTCTGGTGGCGGTGCTGCCTCCCCTGTTCGGGCTTGGCCCCTTCTCTCAATGGATTTACCGCGCCCTGGTGCTGCTGGTCATTTCCTGCCCCTGCGCCCTGCTTATTTCCATTCCGCTGGGCTACTTTGGCGGCATTGGCGCGGCTTCGCGCCGGGGCATCCTTATCAAGGGCGGCGCGGTGCTCGATAACCTGCGCGATATCCGCGTGGCAGCGCTGGACAAAACCGGCACCCTCACCGAAGGCGTGTTTGAAGTAAACGCCGTGCTGCCCGCCGCTGGTATTGCCCCCAATGATCTGCTGACCGCCGCAGCGCTGGCGGAGAGCCGCTCCAACCACCCCATTGCCCGCTCTGTCATGCGCGCGGCGCAACAGCAAGGCATCACGGTTGATGATGCGCTGCTCACCAGCATGGAAGAAATCCCCGGCATGGGCGTGGCTGCCGCTGCTGGCGGCGATGAACTTCTGGCGGGCAACGCCGCCCTGCTCACAAGCCGTGGCATTGCCCCCATGGAAGTTGCCATGCCCGGCAGCGTGGTGCAGGTCGCCAAGGGCGGCAAGCTGCTGGGTGCGCTGGTGGTGGCAGACCGCATCAAGCCGCAGTCGCCCGAAGCCATTCAGGAACTGCGCCGTCTTGGCATTCAGGATATCGCCATGCTCACGGGCGACAGGGAAGAACAGGCCCGCCCCGTGGCCCAGCGCCTGAAGCTGGACACCCTGCGTGCAGATCTGCTGCCCGAAGACAAGGCCGGAGCGCTTGAAGCCCTTGGGCCGGTGAAGAACACCATCTTTGTGGGCGACGGCATCAACGATGCCCCGGTGCTGGCAACGGCAGGAGTGGGCGTAGCCATGGGCGGTCTTGGCGCGGAAGCCGCCATTGAAACCGCCGATGTAGTCATTCTGGACGACAACCCCGCCCGCCTGCCCGAGCTGCTGCGCATTGCGCGCCGCACGCGTACCATTGTGTGGCAGAATATTGTTATGGCCTTGGGCATCAAGGGATTGTTCATGGCGCTGGGCATCGTGGGCCTCTCAGGCTTGTGGGAAGCCGTGTTTGCCGATGTGGGCGTGGCCCTCATGGCTGTGCTCAATGCAGCCCGCGCTGGCAAGATAGACGTATAG
- a CDS encoding ACT domain-containing protein: protein MLLQVIEGKFSVCKVENLRAVNFHVPWLFVGKTDAEISVVCLTADVPHATLAREDGWRALRVAGQMDFGLTGVMAGLSTTLAQAGISIFAVSTFDTDYILMKAEKLAPAIEALEAGGYSVERAAV from the coding sequence ATGCTCTTGCAAGTAATTGAAGGAAAATTCAGCGTCTGCAAGGTGGAAAACCTGCGCGCCGTCAATTTTCATGTGCCGTGGCTGTTTGTGGGCAAAACTGATGCGGAAATTTCGGTGGTCTGCCTGACTGCGGATGTTCCCCACGCCACACTGGCGCGGGAGGACGGCTGGCGCGCATTGCGCGTAGCGGGGCAGATGGATTTTGGCCTTACCGGTGTGATGGCGGGCTTGTCGACCACTCTGGCACAGGCGGGCATCAGCATTTTTGCCGTGTCCACCTTCGATACGGACTATATATTGATGAAGGCGGAAAAGCTTGCCCCGGCCATTGAGGCTTTGGAGGCGGGCGGCTACTCTGTGGAGCGCGCTGCCGTGTAA